A single region of the Acidobacteriota bacterium genome encodes:
- a CDS encoding DNA methyltransferase, translating to MTVAVTVLDQSDVRIHPTAVHRRADVTIELGRAEDAYGEWPTPVCIVSDGPYGVSGFPGDLHSEDGLAAWYQPHVAAWSEHSTPQTTLWFWNTELGWATVHPVLAEFGWEYRSCHVWDKGLSHVAGNANTKTLRKLPVTTEVCVQYVKAPRFGSMTMQEWLRHEWVRSGLPLNRANGACGVANAATRKYLTADHLWYFPPADAFEQLANYANRHGEPSGRPYFSVDGEVQIAATEWEAYRAKFKCPVGVTNVWRHPQVGGAERINGVRSAMQWKYKSLHGSQKPLDLVGLSIELCTEPGDMVWEPFGGLCPAAICAFNLERSARSAEIAPEFYEAATRRLDAV from the coding sequence GTGACCGTCGCGGTTACTGTACTCGACCAGTCGGATGTGCGAATTCATCCCACAGCGGTTCATCGGCGCGCCGACGTCACAATCGAACTAGGGCGCGCCGAAGACGCTTACGGCGAGTGGCCTACCCCCGTCTGCATCGTCTCTGACGGCCCCTATGGTGTGAGCGGATTCCCTGGCGACCTACACTCAGAGGATGGGCTGGCGGCGTGGTATCAGCCTCACGTTGCGGCATGGTCCGAACACTCGACTCCCCAAACGACTCTCTGGTTCTGGAACACCGAGCTCGGATGGGCGACGGTTCATCCGGTACTTGCCGAGTTCGGTTGGGAGTATCGAAGCTGCCACGTCTGGGACAAGGGCCTGAGCCACGTTGCGGGCAACGCCAACACGAAGACGCTCCGCAAGTTGCCGGTCACAACAGAAGTCTGTGTCCAGTACGTCAAAGCCCCGCGCTTCGGTTCCATGACCATGCAGGAGTGGCTACGGCACGAGTGGGTACGATCTGGACTGCCGCTCAACCGAGCGAACGGCGCTTGTGGTGTTGCGAACGCGGCAACGCGGAAGTATCTGACGGCCGACCACCTCTGGTACTTTCCGCCGGCAGATGCGTTTGAGCAACTGGCCAACTATGCGAACCGGCACGGCGAACCCTCAGGCCGGCCGTACTTCAGTGTGGACGGTGAAGTTCAAATAGCTGCTACCGAATGGGAGGCATACAGGGCCAAGTTCAAGTGTCCGGTGGGGGTTACAAACGTCTGGCGTCATCCGCAGGTGGGTGGCGCGGAACGGATCAACGGTGTTCGCTCGGCGATGCAGTGGAAGTACAAGAGCCTGCACGGCAGCCAGAAGCCTCTCGACCTCGTGGGCCTCTCAATCGAACTGTGCACCGAACCGGGAGACATGGTGTGGGAGCCGTTCGGTGGCCTCTGCCCCGCCGCTATCTGTGCGTTCAACCTCGAACGCAGCGCCCGAAGCGCAGAGATCGCGCCAGAGTTCTACGAAGCCGCTACAAGGCGTCTAGATGCAGTCTGA
- a CDS encoding nucleotidyl transferase AbiEii/AbiGii toxin family protein, whose amino-acid sequence MKDHLEALIRPHDPLRARNVVREYLQARVLLAMQGAGAMTALAFQGGTCLRFLYSLPRYSEDLDFALEGNREAYALPKYLKAVRTDLGAENYHVELGIREHRAVHGAMARFPGLLHELGLSPHPSEALAIRIEVDTKPPHGADCEISLVRRHVTLRLFHHDRASLLAGKLHAVLQRGYAKGRDLHDLIWYLSDPDWPAPNLSLLNAALRQTGWTGDELTARSWTEPVVERLEALDWEQAIADVSPFLEKQDDVDLITSENALRLLARSGSTG is encoded by the coding sequence GTGAAGGACCACCTCGAGGCGCTGATCCGGCCGCACGATCCGTTGCGGGCCCGCAACGTGGTCAGGGAGTACCTTCAGGCCCGGGTTCTCCTGGCGATGCAGGGCGCCGGCGCCATGACCGCCCTGGCGTTCCAGGGCGGGACCTGCCTGCGGTTCCTCTACTCGCTTCCCCGTTACTCCGAAGACCTCGACTTCGCGCTGGAAGGCAACCGCGAGGCCTACGCCCTGCCGAAGTACCTGAAAGCCGTCCGCACCGACCTCGGCGCCGAGAACTACCACGTGGAGTTGGGGATCCGCGAGCACCGCGCCGTGCATGGAGCGATGGCGCGCTTTCCCGGCCTGCTCCACGAGTTGGGCCTTTCTCCCCACCCATCGGAGGCGCTGGCCATCAGGATCGAGGTCGACACGAAACCCCCGCATGGGGCGGACTGCGAGATCAGCCTGGTGCGCCGGCACGTGACGCTCAGGCTCTTCCATCACGACCGCGCTTCCCTGCTGGCAGGGAAGCTCCATGCCGTCCTCCAGCGCGGCTACGCGAAGGGCCGGGACCTGCACGACCTGATCTGGTACCTGAGCGATCCGGACTGGCCCGCACCCAACCTCTCACTGCTCAACGCGGCGCTGCGCCAGACCGGTTGGACGGGAGACGAGTTGACGGCCCGTTCGTGGACCGAGCCCGTCGTGGAACGGCTGGAGGCGTTGGACTGGGAGCAGGCAATTGCTGACGTGAGTCCGTTCCTGGAAAAGCAGGATGACGTCGATCTGATTACCTCCGAAAACGCACTGCGCCTCCTTGCCCGGTCGGGCTCGACCGGGTAG
- a CDS encoding TonB-dependent receptor — MKRSLISGWCTALIVLVCAGPLLADGPQTGTIDGRVLDAQGAPLPGVTVTLAGPQNTRTVITDADGVYRFALLLAGRFTVRAELEGLGSAELATDLDPGQRRGVDLTLVSAAEEEITVTGEAPLISKYETALAATIPAEITDNVAFGTRAYSAAVRQLPSVVNRSDADVRPSVNGGISTEVGIYVEGVDTSMHRRGGEMRLLIPSTALTETKLESTGFGAEYGRATSGIINSTVKTGTNEFHGEALYIGQNPKWRAPDALELERPDDQINSYETSIGGPLARNRAWFFISYGRISDNRIDRLSDGSIVNLSRQADPLVAKVNFQPRDNQQIAITAIDAPSDAIGLSGNPGDKYAIMNFPLNGRVQTMNWSLGLGASNFLEFKVANREEFVGRNPAEQHPIDPNASPDDPLGNNFRYRDLATGLRHNGPAVRLAEGFNDFPRDQASVSLTSFRGQHEWKFGVDAQAIEFGNLTSIITEFRGRNFDPNLPGGYVTPVNKRVFDPSDVITQSSDFLAVFAQDRFEVGDNWVWTLGIRGDQQTIDNDIGERVNEYTEWVPRVSGVYDVKADGSILLRGTLGRYYHAIGMGIVLQEFSRQNNGENIYEQFAWNRATQRYDRFQRRVEPTFDQAIQDVDPYYKDEISFGADFQVSEKWVVKSRLVASEADNIFHATLQYDDAGRVVRDLRNWSDARREYRGLQIEANRLFRDNWTLRTNYTLSSTKGNINSLNDNFNLNEALGGIEVSTGLTNATSSPYWFGRLLEDREHLANVIGMKRFVFGRHDVVLGGFLHYASGAPWASHVSTQVRHPVSNQPITTSTFREPAGSHRLPDTWTVDLSLMYSVAMAGNVRAKIGFDLANAADSQEPIAINTQTGRPTPRVASYQRPREFRLKVGFSF, encoded by the coding sequence ATGAAGCGAAGTTTGATCTCGGGCTGGTGCACGGCCCTTATCGTCCTGGTCTGCGCTGGACCGCTGCTCGCGGACGGTCCGCAGACGGGCACGATCGACGGCCGCGTCCTGGACGCTCAGGGTGCGCCGCTGCCCGGCGTCACCGTCACCCTGGCCGGACCGCAGAACACGCGGACGGTCATCACCGACGCCGACGGCGTCTACCGCTTCGCGCTGCTGCTCGCCGGCCGCTTCACGGTACGCGCGGAGCTGGAAGGGCTCGGTTCGGCCGAACTCGCGACCGACCTCGATCCGGGCCAGCGGCGGGGCGTCGACCTGACGCTCGTGTCGGCGGCCGAGGAGGAGATTACGGTTACCGGTGAAGCACCCCTGATCAGCAAGTACGAAACCGCCCTTGCGGCGACGATCCCGGCTGAGATCACGGACAACGTCGCCTTCGGCACCCGCGCCTACAGCGCGGCCGTGCGGCAGTTGCCGTCCGTCGTCAACCGGAGTGACGCGGACGTCCGGCCGTCGGTGAACGGCGGCATCAGTACCGAGGTCGGCATCTACGTCGAGGGCGTGGACACCTCGATGCACCGCCGCGGCGGCGAGATGCGTCTGCTCATCCCCAGCACCGCGCTGACCGAGACGAAGCTCGAGTCGACCGGTTTCGGCGCCGAGTACGGCCGGGCGACGTCCGGCATCATCAACTCGACCGTCAAGACGGGGACCAACGAGTTTCACGGCGAGGCGCTCTATATCGGCCAGAATCCGAAGTGGCGGGCGCCGGACGCTCTGGAACTGGAGCGTCCGGACGATCAGATCAACAGCTACGAGACCAGCATCGGCGGTCCGCTCGCCCGCAATCGGGCGTGGTTCTTCATCTCATACGGCAGGATCTCGGACAACCGGATCGATCGGCTGTCGGACGGAAGCATCGTCAATCTCAGCCGTCAGGCGGATCCCCTGGTCGCCAAGGTGAACTTCCAGCCCAGGGACAACCAGCAGATCGCGATCACGGCGATCGATGCTCCGTCGGACGCAATCGGCCTGTCCGGCAACCCGGGCGACAAGTACGCGATCATGAACTTCCCGCTGAACGGACGGGTGCAGACGATGAACTGGAGCCTCGGCCTGGGCGCCTCGAACTTCCTCGAGTTCAAGGTCGCCAACCGCGAGGAGTTCGTCGGCCGCAACCCGGCGGAGCAGCACCCGATCGACCCGAACGCATCGCCGGACGACCCGCTGGGGAACAACTTCCGGTATCGGGATCTGGCGACGGGACTGCGCCACAACGGTCCGGCCGTGCGCCTGGCCGAGGGCTTCAACGACTTCCCGCGCGACCAGGCGAGCGTATCCCTGACCAGCTTCAGGGGTCAGCACGAGTGGAAGTTCGGCGTCGACGCCCAGGCGATCGAGTTCGGCAACCTGACCTCGATCATCACCGAGTTCCGGGGGCGGAACTTCGACCCCAACCTGCCCGGTGGTTACGTGACGCCGGTCAACAAGCGGGTGTTCGATCCGTCTGACGTGATCACGCAGTCCAGCGACTTCCTGGCCGTCTTCGCCCAGGACCGCTTCGAGGTCGGCGACAACTGGGTCTGGACCCTGGGCATCCGCGGCGATCAACAGACGATCGACAACGACATCGGCGAGCGGGTCAACGAGTACACCGAGTGGGTACCCCGGGTCAGCGGCGTCTACGACGTGAAGGCCGACGGCAGCATCCTGCTCCGCGGCACGCTCGGCCGCTACTACCACGCGATCGGCATGGGCATCGTGCTCCAGGAGTTCTCCCGCCAGAACAACGGCGAGAACATCTACGAGCAGTTCGCGTGGAACCGGGCCACGCAGCGCTACGACCGCTTCCAGCGGCGCGTCGAGCCGACGTTCGACCAGGCGATCCAGGATGTCGACCCGTACTACAAGGACGAGATCTCCTTCGGCGCGGACTTCCAGGTGTCCGAGAAGTGGGTCGTCAAGTCGCGCCTGGTGGCGAGCGAGGCGGACAACATCTTCCACGCCACGCTCCAGTACGACGATGCCGGCCGGGTGGTCCGTGATCTCCGCAACTGGTCCGACGCCCGCCGCGAGTACCGGGGGCTGCAGATCGAGGCGAACCGCCTGTTCCGCGACAACTGGACACTGCGCACGAACTACACCCTGAGTTCGACCAAGGGGAACATCAACTCGCTCAACGACAACTTCAACCTGAATGAGGCGTTGGGAGGCATCGAGGTGAGCACCGGGCTGACCAACGCGACCTCGAGTCCCTACTGGTTCGGGCGGCTGCTCGAGGACCGGGAGCACCTGGCGAACGTGATCGGGATGAAGCGATTCGTCTTCGGCAGGCACGACGTGGTGCTGGGGGGCTTCCTCCACTACGCATCCGGGGCGCCGTGGGCCAGCCACGTCTCGACCCAGGTGCGACATCCGGTATCGAATCAGCCGATCACGACGTCGACCTTCCGTGAGCCGGCGGGCTCCCACCGGCTCCCGGACACCTGGACCGTTGATCTGTCCCTGATGTACTCGGTCGCTATGGCGGGCAACGTGCGGGCGAAGATCGGCTTCGACCTCGCGAACGCGGCCGATAGCCAGGAGCCGATCGCGATCAACACCCAGACCGGACGGCCGACCCCACGAGTCGCCTCGTATCAGCGGCCGCGGGAGTTCCGGCTGAAGGTGGGCTTCAGCTTCTGA
- a CDS encoding sulfatase-like hydrolase/transferase, whose protein sequence is MTSPTRRDFLQQSSRLIAGGALAGLSGCGGSEPQVEADDRPNLLFFFPDQHRPDWLGPDSGGLAALRTPNIDRLARDGVNFTRALVPSPVCAPSRACLASGREYDRCGVSSNRFDYPLDQTTFYGRLRDSGYHTMAVGKLDMSKNSGNWGIDGTNFADDWGFSAQINNCGKGDGMESYLEDPEGPKDPYYAYLDSLEPPQGRACATDFRRRRSGFPDTWWGDVITSPLGPEAYCDNWIAQNGLDLIEAAPKDHPWHLVINFVGPHPPVDITAEMEAWVRGRDGLGQPYAYQGALTPDDHTATRQNYAAMIENIDAWLGRYIDMLEETGQLDNTIIVYSSDHGEMLGDHARWGKSVPYQASAGVPLLAAGPGIREGYDCRLPTTVLDLAATFLDYAGLATPADMDSQSLRSLLEGRTDSHREVVLSGLNDWRLAYDGRYKLVTGFGSEDILWDLEADPMETENLAAKQPEVVRRLREVLPG, encoded by the coding sequence ATGACCAGCCCTACCCGCCGCGACTTCCTCCAACAGTCCTCGCGCCTGATCGCGGGCGGGGCTCTGGCCGGGCTTTCCGGCTGCGGCGGATCCGAGCCGCAAGTCGAGGCCGACGACCGACCCAACCTCCTCTTCTTCTTCCCCGACCAGCACCGGCCCGACTGGCTCGGCCCAGACAGCGGCGGTCTCGCCGCACTGCGGACACCGAACATCGACCGCCTTGCCCGCGACGGCGTCAACTTCACCCGCGCCCTGGTGCCGTCGCCCGTGTGCGCCCCTTCGCGCGCCTGCCTGGCCTCCGGCCGCGAGTACGACCGCTGCGGCGTGAGCAGCAACCGATTCGATTATCCGCTCGACCAGACGACTTTCTATGGACGACTCCGCGACTCCGGCTACCACACGATGGCGGTCGGCAAGCTCGACATGTCGAAGAACAGCGGCAACTGGGGCATCGACGGAACGAACTTCGCCGACGACTGGGGCTTCTCGGCGCAGATCAACAACTGCGGCAAGGGCGACGGCATGGAGTCCTACCTGGAGGATCCGGAAGGGCCGAAGGACCCGTACTACGCCTACCTCGACTCGCTCGAGCCGCCACAGGGCCGCGCCTGCGCCACCGATTTCCGCCGCCGCCGCTCCGGCTTCCCGGACACCTGGTGGGGCGACGTGATCACCTCACCGCTCGGTCCCGAGGCCTACTGCGACAACTGGATCGCCCAGAACGGCCTGGACCTGATCGAGGCCGCCCCGAAGGACCACCCGTGGCACCTGGTGATCAACTTCGTCGGCCCTCATCCGCCGGTCGACATCACCGCCGAGATGGAAGCGTGGGTCCGCGGCCGGGATGGCCTCGGCCAGCCCTATGCCTACCAGGGCGCCCTGACGCCGGACGACCACACGGCGACCCGGCAGAACTACGCCGCGATGATCGAGAACATCGACGCCTGGCTGGGCCGCTACATCGACATGCTGGAAGAAACCGGCCAGCTCGACAACACGATCATCGTCTACTCGAGCGACCACGGCGAGATGCTCGGCGATCACGCGCGCTGGGGAAAGTCGGTCCCCTACCAGGCATCGGCCGGCGTGCCCCTCCTGGCGGCCGGTCCCGGCATCCGCGAGGGCTACGACTGCCGCCTGCCGACGACCGTCCTCGACCTTGCCGCCACCTTCCTCGACTACGCCGGCCTCGCCACTCCAGCCGACATGGACAGCCAATCCCTGAGGTCACTCCTGGAAGGCCGAACCGACAGCCACCGGGAGGTCGTCCTCTCGGGCCTCAACGACTGGCGGCTCGCCTACGACGGCCGCTACAAGCTGGTGACCGGCTTCGGCAGCGAGGACATCCTCTGGGACCTGGAGGCCGATCCGATGGAGACGGAGAATCTGGCCGCGAAGCAGCCTGAAGTGGTGCGGCGGTTGCGGGAGGTTCTGCCCGGCTGA
- a CDS encoding nitroreductase family deazaflavin-dependent oxidoreductase: protein MAEYIPSPIKWVRDQVELYEGSGGTEGVGLRDTGLPCIIVTHTGNRTGAIRKTPLMRVKDGDSYVLVASKGGAPANPEWVSNLRAHPDVEIRDATEVQAMRVREVEDADERTRVWALAVEAFPPYEDYRNKTSRTIPVFIAEPL, encoded by the coding sequence ATGGCCGAGTACATCCCGAGTCCGATCAAGTGGGTCCGCGACCAGGTGGAGCTCTACGAGGGCAGTGGCGGCACCGAGGGCGTCGGACTGCGGGACACCGGCCTGCCGTGCATCATCGTCACCCACACGGGCAACCGGACCGGCGCCATCCGCAAGACGCCGCTGATGCGCGTGAAGGACGGCGACAGCTACGTGCTGGTCGCCTCGAAGGGCGGTGCGCCCGCGAATCCCGAGTGGGTTTCGAACCTCCGGGCCCACCCCGATGTCGAGATCAGGGACGCCACGGAAGTTCAGGCGATGCGCGTGCGGGAGGTCGAGGATGCCGACGAACGGACCCGCGTCTGGGCACTGGCCGTCGAGGCGTTCCCGCCGTACGAGGACTACCGGAACAAGACCTCCCGCACGATCCCGGTGTTCATCGCGGAGCCCCTGTAG
- a CDS encoding IS1595 family transposase gives MDETRTAPGKAFREGLSIIEVFDMFPNDRAAERWFEDIRWSETGRCCPRCGSVETSECKDRKPMPYRCRTCRKHFSVRIGTTMQSTKIGYRKWALATYLLVTGLKGTAAMKVHRELKMTHRSAWHLMHRIREGFFMPTTPKLAGTVEVDTTFVGGKQENRHAKVKKRYSAEDHFGKKPVVAAVQRGGKVVAQPVDAEDANTMTRFVEANVRHGSRVVTDEHGAYTDLMGSFRHRSVNHSVGQYVKGVDVHTNTVESLWSMFKRGFVGTYHRMSFKHLHRYVNEFAGRKNQRDLDTYDQMVELVRGFDGKQLRLKDLVA, from the coding sequence ATGGACGAGACAAGAACAGCCCCCGGCAAAGCCTTCCGCGAGGGCCTGAGCATCATCGAGGTCTTCGACATGTTCCCCAACGACCGAGCGGCCGAGAGGTGGTTCGAGGACATCCGGTGGAGCGAGACCGGACGGTGCTGCCCGCGCTGCGGCTCAGTCGAGACCAGCGAGTGCAAGGACCGGAAGCCGATGCCGTATCGCTGCCGGACGTGCCGCAAACACTTCAGCGTCCGCATCGGAACGACCATGCAGTCCACGAAGATCGGCTACCGCAAGTGGGCGCTCGCGACCTACCTGCTCGTGACGGGCCTCAAGGGCACCGCCGCTATGAAGGTTCACCGCGAGTTGAAGATGACCCACCGGAGCGCGTGGCACCTGATGCACCGCATCCGCGAGGGGTTCTTCATGCCGACGACTCCGAAGCTGGCCGGTACGGTCGAGGTAGATACGACGTTCGTAGGCGGCAAGCAGGAGAACCGTCACGCGAAGGTGAAGAAGCGCTACAGCGCCGAGGACCACTTCGGCAAGAAGCCGGTCGTAGCGGCCGTCCAGCGTGGCGGCAAGGTCGTGGCGCAGCCGGTCGATGCCGAGGACGCGAACACGATGACGCGGTTCGTCGAAGCGAACGTCCGCCACGGCTCGCGGGTCGTCACCGACGAACACGGCGCGTACACGGACCTGATGGGGAGCTTCCGCCATCGCTCCGTCAATCACTCGGTCGGTCAGTACGTGAAGGGCGTCGATGTCCACACGAACACCGTCGAGTCCCTGTGGTCCATGTTCAAGCGGGGCTTCGTCGGCACCTACCACCGGATGTCGTTCAAGCACCTGCACCGCTACGTCAACGAGTTTGCGGGCCGGAAGAACCAGCGTGACCTCGACACCTACGACCAGATGGTCGAACTCGTGCGCGGCTTCGACGGCAAGCAGCTACGCCTCAAGGATCTGGTCGCGTGA
- a CDS encoding DUF3604 domain-containing protein: MISVLEFPTLSELYRELDTRYDRRDVVVIPHAHNPGDFRQSHPGLEPLVEMMSMHGTFEWFMQEYLSRGHQVGVVAASDDHLSHPGYSAPNRTSLAQRGGLGAVLAPERSRDAIFDGMKARRTYATTGDRIILEFEVNGIGMGARAPFSDTREITGRVIGTAPIGSIALIKNEEELWSEDYSLDTGGGAPADLLLTFYSEETPVHLGDAPRGWRHWRGQLTVAGATLVSIEGTDFANPTTQNVEQNGNGAVFRTNTRGETSSLRLSVADVQPGAAIVVELEEAAETGSAPPFYRPRAVIPGARVRLPLLEMQGGRLDKPLPIENYHRDSVTLRRVRPDGPRDLTFRYTDTETPRQGDYYFVRVRQLNDAMAWSSPVWVGGHPSQ; the protein is encoded by the coding sequence GTGATCTCGGTGCTCGAGTTCCCGACCCTGTCCGAGCTCTACCGGGAACTCGACACCCGCTACGACCGCCGCGACGTCGTCGTCATCCCGCACGCCCACAACCCGGGGGACTTCCGCCAGTCGCATCCGGGCCTGGAGCCACTGGTCGAGATGATGTCGATGCACGGGACCTTCGAGTGGTTCATGCAGGAGTACCTGTCACGCGGCCACCAGGTGGGCGTCGTCGCCGCCTCGGACGACCATCTCTCGCACCCCGGCTATTCGGCCCCGAACCGGACCTCGCTGGCGCAGCGGGGCGGCCTCGGTGCGGTGCTGGCGCCGGAGAGGTCGCGCGACGCGATCTTCGACGGGATGAAGGCGCGACGCACCTACGCCACGACCGGGGACCGGATCATCCTCGAGTTCGAGGTGAACGGGATCGGCATGGGGGCGCGGGCTCCGTTCTCGGACACCCGCGAGATCACGGGCCGGGTGATCGGCACCGCTCCGATCGGCTCCATCGCGCTGATCAAGAACGAGGAGGAACTCTGGAGCGAGGACTACTCGCTCGACACCGGCGGCGGCGCGCCGGCCGACCTGCTGCTCACGTTCTACTCCGAAGAAACCCCGGTTCATCTGGGCGACGCGCCGCGGGGTTGGCGGCACTGGCGGGGTCAACTGACCGTGGCCGGCGCCACGCTGGTCTCCATCGAGGGCACGGACTTCGCGAACCCGACGACCCAAAACGTCGAGCAGAACGGCAACGGCGCCGTCTTCCGGACGAACACCCGCGGCGAGACGAGTTCACTGAGACTCTCGGTCGCCGACGTGCAGCCGGGAGCGGCGATCGTCGTGGAGCTGGAGGAAGCGGCCGAGACCGGTTCGGCGCCCCCGTTCTATCGGCCGCGAGCCGTGATTCCGGGCGCCAGGGTGCGGCTGCCGCTCTTGGAAATGCAAGGTGGCCGGCTGGACAAGCCGTTGCCGATCGAGAACTACCACCGCGACTCGGTCACCCTGCGGCGCGTCCGCCCGGACGGCCCGCGGGATCTCACGTTCCGCTACACGGACACCGAGACGCCGCGTCAGGGAGACTACTACTTCGTCCGTGTGCGCCAGTTGAACGACGCGATGGCCTGGTCGAGTCCCGTGTGGGTCGGAGGGCATCCGTCCCAGTAG
- a CDS encoding DUF3604 domain-containing protein has protein sequence MALALAGCEASGPGAVYDGDLGAAIDQLKADVVAEPTDESTVAARAAVVANWADALSLAGHEMGLEGPRVRIQSTLPPTGNAAANAGAIIDRLVREFTLREEAGALGTLEAESLGPFEARRYATVSQTWTAGSRAVETGGGFWVARHFNANYGAFQTTDPAGAGYVAIETDAASARFETDVYMASGPHGGFRAPEPALMFRVAEGRVEPGESVTITYGNTSGGGPGIMMAQTSSARLPFPLYVDLDGSGEWRPLPILPFAVVGTSVAGVHGFAPSVVRPGETFEMSVRAEDRFYNRATGDIPGFDVSLNGELHASTEPGTEAITVIELALDEPGVYWTAIRSQGAGPAITGDANPILVAENPEYGIYWGDTHGHSGYAEGIGTLDFFLQFARDDARLDFVTHSEHDIWLDAGEWELMRTKSAEYDEPGRFIPYLGWEWTRHTRQGGGHHNVLYRGITSQTSQAALALLGGLGL, from the coding sequence TTGGCTCTTGCCCTTGCCGGCTGCGAGGCGTCCGGTCCGGGGGCCGTCTACGACGGGGATCTCGGCGCCGCGATCGACCAGCTCAAGGCCGACGTCGTGGCGGAGCCGACGGACGAGTCGACCGTCGCGGCGCGGGCGGCCGTGGTCGCCAACTGGGCCGACGCGCTCTCCCTGGCCGGTCATGAGATGGGACTGGAGGGGCCGCGGGTCCGGATCCAGTCGACCCTGCCGCCGACGGGTAACGCCGCGGCCAACGCGGGCGCCATCATCGACCGCCTGGTGCGGGAGTTCACCCTGCGCGAAGAGGCCGGCGCTCTCGGAACGCTCGAGGCCGAGTCGCTCGGTCCGTTCGAAGCACGGCGATACGCGACCGTGAGCCAGACCTGGACCGCCGGGTCGCGCGCGGTCGAAACCGGCGGCGGCTTCTGGGTGGCGCGCCACTTCAACGCGAACTACGGCGCCTTCCAGACCACCGACCCTGCGGGCGCGGGCTACGTCGCGATCGAGACGGACGCGGCGAGTGCGCGGTTCGAGACGGACGTCTACATGGCCTCCGGGCCTCACGGCGGCTTCCGGGCGCCTGAGCCGGCGCTCATGTTCCGGGTCGCCGAGGGCCGTGTCGAGCCGGGGGAGAGCGTCACGATCACCTACGGCAACACCTCCGGGGGCGGCCCGGGGATCATGATGGCGCAGACTTCGAGCGCCCGGCTGCCGTTCCCCCTGTACGTCGATCTCGACGGCTCCGGCGAGTGGCGGCCCCTGCCGATCCTGCCGTTCGCCGTCGTCGGCACGTCCGTCGCCGGCGTGCACGGCTTCGCGCCCAGCGTCGTGCGCCCAGGCGAGACCTTCGAGATGTCCGTGCGCGCCGAGGACCGCTTCTACAACCGGGCGACCGGCGACATTCCTGGCTTCGACGTATCGCTGAACGGCGAGCTGCACGCCTCGACCGAACCGGGAACCGAGGCGATCACGGTCATCGAACTGGCCCTCGACGAGCCCGGTGTCTACTGGACGGCGATCCGGTCGCAAGGCGCCGGGCCGGCGATCACCGGCGACGCGAACCCGATCCTGGTCGCCGAGAACCCGGAGTACGGCATCTACTGGGGCGACACCCACGGCCACTCGGGCTACGCCGAGGGCATCGGCACCCTGGACTTCTTCCTCCAGTTCGCGCGCGACGACGCCCGGCTCGACTTCGTGACCCACTCGGAGCACGACATCTGGCTGGACGCCGGCGAGTGGGAACTGATGCGGACCAAGAGCGCCGAGTACGACGAGCCGGGGCGCTTCATTCCCTACCTCGGTTGGGAATGGACGCGGCACACCCGCCAGGGCGGCGGCCATCACAACGTCCTCTACCGGGGGATTACATCGCAAACTAGCCAAGCGGCCCTAGCGCTTCTTGGCGGTCTTGGTCTGTAG